The Ornithinimicrobium faecis genome includes a window with the following:
- a CDS encoding phosphatase PAP2 family protein has translation MHRLPKLTSAPVLGGAFVVVTVLAATGPLRGLDHDLQAYWSRRYTPNWHDFLDAVPNAVAGQAVCLPVLAAVAIWLALRHRTWHPVLIALAAEAAFYAGIGGLKVLLARSSPAVGDGSFFSGGFFVHGSYGIAYPSGHAAEAVLIYGAAAYLLRTYAHPDSRMRTRTFWVVLLIAAGAVAVSFYLGFHWPTDLVGGLLAGGLLLRLLVNTDRALTARAQRRRGQTGLSVPRSSASTIR, from the coding sequence ATGCACCGTCTCCCCAAGCTGACCTCCGCTCCCGTGCTGGGCGGAGCCTTCGTCGTGGTGACGGTGCTGGCGGCCACCGGGCCACTGCGCGGCTTGGACCATGACCTGCAGGCCTACTGGTCGCGCCGCTACACCCCGAACTGGCACGACTTCCTCGACGCCGTGCCCAACGCCGTCGCGGGCCAGGCGGTCTGTCTGCCGGTGCTGGCAGCTGTGGCGATCTGGTTGGCGCTGCGGCACCGCACCTGGCACCCGGTGCTCATCGCGCTCGCCGCCGAGGCCGCCTTCTATGCGGGGATCGGTGGGCTGAAGGTGCTGCTGGCCCGCTCCTCACCCGCGGTCGGTGATGGATCGTTCTTCTCCGGTGGGTTCTTCGTGCACGGCAGCTATGGCATCGCCTATCCCTCGGGGCATGCGGCCGAGGCGGTGCTCATCTACGGCGCCGCGGCCTATCTGCTGCGCACCTACGCCCACCCCGACAGCAGGATGCGGACCCGGACCTTCTGGGTCGTGCTGCTGATCGCGGCCGGCGCGGTTGCTGTCTCGTTCTATCTCGGCTTCCACTGGCCCACTGACCTGGTCGGTGGCCTCCTCGCCGGCGGGCTGCTGCTCCGCCTGCTGGTGAACACCGACCGGGCGCTCACCGCTCGTGCTCAGCGACGCAGAGGTCAGACGGGGTTGAGCGTGCCCAGGTCCTCGGCATCGACGATCCGATAG
- a CDS encoding response regulator transcription factor yields the protein MSAPEATLLVVEDETNIRELLTTSLKFAGFEVHAAPDGHTAMRLAEEHEIDLAVMDVMLPDMDGFTVTRRLRDNGRDLPVLFLTARDSLDDKVKGLTVGGDDYVTKPFSLEEVVARIRAVLRRTQNVEPEDEETTLRVADLELDEDRHEVTRAGRVIDVSPTEFKLLRYLMLNANRVLSKAQILDHVWDYDFRGEMGIVESYISYLRRKVDTEGEPMIHTKRGVGYVLREPRDSESA from the coding sequence ATGAGTGCACCCGAGGCCACCCTGCTCGTTGTTGAGGACGAGACCAACATCCGCGAGCTGCTCACCACGAGCCTGAAGTTCGCGGGCTTTGAGGTCCACGCGGCCCCGGACGGCCACACCGCGATGCGGCTGGCGGAGGAGCACGAGATCGACCTGGCCGTCATGGACGTCATGCTGCCGGACATGGACGGCTTCACCGTCACCCGGCGCCTGCGCGACAACGGCCGCGACCTGCCGGTCCTCTTCCTCACTGCCCGCGACAGCCTGGACGACAAGGTCAAGGGGCTGACCGTCGGCGGCGATGACTATGTCACCAAGCCGTTCAGCCTCGAGGAGGTCGTCGCCCGGATCCGGGCGGTGCTGCGCCGCACCCAGAACGTCGAGCCCGAGGACGAGGAGACCACGCTGCGCGTGGCCGACCTGGAGCTCGACGAGGACCGCCACGAGGTCACCCGGGCGGGGCGCGTCATCGACGTCTCCCCCACCGAGTTCAAGCTGTTGCGTTATCTGATGCTCAACGCCAACCGGGTGCTGTCCAAGGCCCAGATCCTCGACCACGTCTGGGACTACGACTTCCGCGGCGAGATGGGCATCGTGGAGTCCTACATCTCCTACCTGCGCCGCAAGGTCGACACCGAGGGCGAGCCGATGATCCACACCAAGCGTGGCGTCGGCTACGTCCTGCGCGAGCCGCGCGACTCCGAGAGCGCCTGA
- a CDS encoding DNA repair helicase XPB, whose translation MNGPLIVQSDKTLLLEVDHDQAEEARRAVAPFAELERAPEHVHTYRVTPLGLWNARAAGHDAEQVVDALVTHSRYPVPNSLLLDIAETMDRYGRLTLEKDDSTDPGRLLLRTTDRAVLEEILRHKKIKPLIGERVDPDTVVVHSSERGHLKQELIKVGWPAEDLAGYVDGEKHPIDLLLEDWSLRPYQQQAVDGFWDGGSGVVVLPCGAGKTLVGAGAMARSGTTTLILVTNTVSARQWRDELLARTSLTEDEIGEYSGTRKEIRPVTIATYQVMTTKRQGVYRHLDLLDARDWGLIVYDEVHLLPAPIFRMTADLQARRRLGLTATLVREDGRESEVFTLIGPKRYDAPWKDIEAQGYIAPADCVEVRVTLSDSMRMAYAVAEPDERYRFASCAPAKDKVVDELVERHRGQQTLVIGQYLDQLHTLSERLDAPLITGETTVAERQKLFAAFRTGEISLLVVSKVANFSIDLPEASVAIQVSGTFGSRQEEAQRLGRVLRPKGDGRTAHFYTVVARDTVDAEFAAHRQRFLAEQGYAYRIVDAEDLGTLNPV comes from the coding sequence ATGAATGGCCCACTGATTGTCCAGTCCGACAAGACCCTGCTGCTCGAGGTCGACCACGACCAGGCCGAGGAGGCGCGACGTGCCGTCGCGCCCTTCGCCGAGCTCGAGCGGGCGCCGGAGCACGTGCACACCTATCGCGTCACCCCGCTGGGGCTGTGGAACGCTCGGGCGGCCGGGCACGACGCCGAGCAGGTCGTCGACGCCCTGGTCACGCACAGCCGCTATCCGGTGCCCAACTCGCTGCTGCTGGACATCGCCGAGACGATGGACCGCTATGGCCGGCTGACGCTGGAGAAGGACGACTCCACCGACCCCGGCCGACTGCTGCTGCGCACGACCGACCGCGCGGTGCTCGAGGAGATCCTGCGGCACAAGAAGATCAAGCCGCTGATCGGCGAGCGCGTCGACCCCGACACCGTCGTGGTGCACTCCTCCGAGCGGGGCCACCTCAAGCAGGAGCTGATCAAGGTCGGCTGGCCCGCCGAGGACCTGGCGGGCTATGTCGACGGCGAGAAGCACCCCATCGACCTGCTGCTGGAGGACTGGTCGCTGCGGCCCTACCAGCAGCAGGCGGTCGATGGTTTCTGGGACGGCGGGTCAGGGGTCGTCGTGCTGCCCTGTGGCGCAGGCAAGACCCTGGTGGGCGCCGGCGCGATGGCCAGGTCAGGCACCACCACCCTGATCCTGGTCACCAACACCGTGTCGGCCCGCCAGTGGCGCGACGAGCTGCTCGCCCGCACCTCTCTGACCGAGGACGAGATCGGCGAATACAGCGGCACCCGCAAGGAGATCCGCCCGGTCACGATCGCGACCTACCAGGTGATGACCACCAAGCGGCAGGGCGTCTATCGGCACCTGGACCTGCTGGACGCCCGCGACTGGGGCCTGATCGTCTATGACGAGGTGCACCTGCTGCCCGCCCCGATCTTCCGGATGACCGCCGACCTGCAGGCCCGGCGCCGACTGGGGCTGACCGCGACGCTGGTGCGCGAGGACGGCCGGGAGTCCGAGGTGTTCACCCTCATCGGGCCCAAGCGCTATGACGCCCCGTGGAAGGACATCGAGGCGCAGGGTTACATCGCCCCGGCCGACTGTGTCGAGGTGCGGGTCACCCTGTCGGACTCGATGCGGATGGCGTATGCCGTGGCGGAGCCCGACGAGCGTTATCGGTTCGCCTCCTGCGCGCCGGCCAAGGACAAGGTGGTCGACGAGCTGGTCGAGCGGCACCGGGGCCAGCAGACGCTGGTCATCGGGCAGTATCTCGACCAGCTGCACACGCTGTCCGAGCGGCTGGACGCGCCGCTGATCACCGGGGAGACCACGGTCGCCGAGCGACAGAAGCTGTTTGCTGCCTTCCGGACCGGTGAGATCAGCCTGCTGGTGGTCAGCAAGGTCGCCAACTTTTCCATCGACCTGCCCGAGGCCTCGGTCGCGATCCAGGTCTCCGGCACCTTCGGCTCCCGGCAGGAGGAGGCCCAGAGGCTCGGCCGGGTGCTGCGACCGAAGGGCGATGGTCGCACCGCGCACTTCTACACCGTGGTGGCCCGAGACACCGTCGACGCCGAGTTCGCCGCCCACCGGCAGCGCTTCCTGGCGGAGCAGGGCTATGCCTATCGGATCGTCGATGCCGAGGACCTGGGCACGCTCAACCCCGTCTGA
- a CDS encoding M13 family metallopeptidase yields the protein MKSGVRREFMNPDVRPQDDLFEHVNGGWLASTQIPADKGRYGAFDILRENAEADVRALIEESAAASSEAEPGSAERKVGDLYASFMDTERIAQLGATPLVEDLRSIAAVSDPSAIVQESARLQRGGVDALVYLFVTADAGNPDEYIAYLQQGGIGLPDEAYYTDDEHADARTAYVAYLGTLLDLAAPALAEAGLDLGADAAQRVFDLETRIAAAHWDRVAARDAVKSYTRWSHAELTEATPGWDWRAYAEGLGLPAGALDHVVARQSDFLSAAAEALREVSTADWRAWLTVRLLDSSASYLSDDFVEASFDFHGRTLTGTPENKERWRRGVALVEQLIGEEVGKIYVERHYPPEAGERMAGLIDNLLAAFRVRISELEWMGEETRLKALDKLAAFRPKIGHPSRWRDYSTYSVEAGDLLGNVRRGNAADVDHEVARIGGPIDREEWMMTPQTVNAYYHPMLNEVVFPAAILQPPFFDVDADDAVNYGGIGAVIAHEVGHGFDDQGSRYAGDGSLTDWWTEADRAAFDERAQQLIAQFDDLETRNAPGTKVNGDLTVGENIGDLCGLAVSLHAYRLATGEAAPEIDGWTGDQRFFLGYAAVWQGKARPEEAKRLLAIDPHAPSDLRANLARNADAFHEAFGVTEGDGMWLTPQDRVRIF from the coding sequence ATGAAGTCCGGAGTCCGCCGAGAGTTCATGAACCCGGACGTCCGTCCGCAGGACGACCTGTTCGAGCACGTCAACGGCGGCTGGCTCGCCAGCACGCAGATCCCCGCGGACAAGGGCCGCTATGGCGCCTTCGACATCCTGCGGGAAAACGCGGAGGCCGACGTCCGCGCGCTCATCGAGGAGAGCGCGGCAGCCTCGAGCGAGGCGGAGCCGGGCAGCGCCGAGCGCAAGGTCGGGGACCTCTATGCCTCGTTCATGGACACCGAGCGGATCGCGCAGCTCGGCGCCACCCCGCTCGTGGAGGATCTGCGCTCGATCGCCGCGGTGAGCGACCCGTCGGCGATCGTCCAGGAGTCCGCGCGGCTGCAGCGCGGCGGCGTCGACGCGCTGGTCTATCTGTTCGTGACCGCCGATGCCGGCAACCCCGACGAATACATCGCCTACCTGCAGCAGGGCGGCATCGGCCTGCCGGACGAGGCCTACTACACCGACGACGAGCACGCCGACGCGCGAACGGCCTATGTGGCCTACCTCGGGACGCTCCTGGACCTCGCCGCTCCCGCCCTCGCGGAGGCCGGGCTCGACCTGGGCGCGGACGCCGCACAGCGCGTCTTCGACCTGGAGACCCGGATCGCGGCGGCGCACTGGGACCGGGTCGCGGCGCGCGACGCCGTGAAGTCCTACACCCGTTGGTCGCACGCCGAGCTCACTGAGGCCACTCCCGGGTGGGACTGGAGGGCGTATGCCGAGGGGCTCGGTCTCCCCGCCGGGGCCCTGGACCACGTGGTCGCCCGACAGTCCGACTTCCTGTCCGCCGCCGCGGAGGCGCTGCGCGAGGTGTCGACTGCTGACTGGCGGGCCTGGCTGACGGTGCGCCTGCTCGACAGCAGCGCGAGCTATCTGAGCGACGACTTCGTCGAGGCGTCCTTCGACTTCCACGGCCGCACGCTGACCGGCACCCCGGAGAACAAGGAGCGCTGGCGCCGCGGGGTCGCCCTGGTCGAGCAGCTGATCGGCGAGGAGGTCGGCAAGATCTATGTCGAGCGGCACTACCCGCCGGAGGCCGGTGAGCGCATGGCCGGACTGATCGACAACCTGCTCGCCGCGTTCCGCGTCCGGATCTCCGAGCTGGAGTGGATGGGGGAGGAGACACGGCTCAAGGCCCTGGACAAGCTGGCTGCTTTCCGGCCCAAGATCGGGCACCCCTCACGCTGGCGGGACTACTCGACCTACAGCGTCGAGGCCGGTGATCTGCTGGGCAACGTGCGTCGCGGCAACGCCGCGGACGTCGACCACGAGGTCGCGCGGATCGGTGGGCCGATCGACCGCGAGGAGTGGATGATGACCCCGCAGACGGTCAACGCCTACTACCACCCGATGCTCAACGAGGTCGTCTTCCCGGCCGCGATCCTGCAGCCCCCGTTCTTCGACGTGGACGCCGACGACGCCGTCAACTACGGCGGCATCGGCGCGGTCATCGCGCACGAGGTCGGGCACGGCTTCGACGACCAGGGCTCGCGCTATGCCGGTGACGGCTCGCTGACCGACTGGTGGACCGAGGCGGACCGCGCCGCCTTCGACGAGCGCGCCCAGCAGCTGATCGCGCAGTTCGACGACCTGGAGACCCGCAACGCTCCCGGCACAAAGGTCAATGGCGACCTGACCGTCGGCGAGAACATCGGTGACTTGTGCGGTTTGGCGGTGTCGCTGCACGCCTACCGGCTGGCCACCGGCGAGGCCGCTCCGGAGATCGACGGTTGGACCGGTGACCAGCGCTTCTTCCTCGGATATGCCGCGGTCTGGCAGGGCAAGGCCCGCCCTGAGGAGGCCAAGCGGCTGCTGGCCATCGACCCGCACGCCCCGTCGGACCTGCGGGCCAACCTGGCGCGCAACGCCGATGCGTTCCACGAGGCGTTCGGCGTGACCGAGGGCGACGGCATGTGGCTGACGCCGCAGGACCGTGTCCGGATCTTCTGA
- the menD gene encoding 2-succinyl-5-enolpyruvyl-6-hydroxy-3-cyclohexene-1-carboxylic-acid synthase, whose product MNGSTALACVLVDELVRCGVREVVLAPGSRSAPLAYAVQSAERAGHLRLHVRVDERSAGFLALGLARVSRSPAVVITTSGTAVANLHPAVLEAHHADVPLIVLSADRPDELRGTGANQTTVQPGIFAGAVRWEHDLAAPGPAGSRAPAGSYAGVHPAWRTLVDRGWAAATGALSGSPGPVHLNVAFRDPLAPDLPVSHELPDELAGRGDGAAWTIVPHYALPRISDHVPRISGQSIVSAKPAPTLFVLGDLPDPALAEQALAVAVAQDWPVIAEPFGAGDRSTVLPHGSLLLTATDWLDVHAPERVLVVGRCTLNRETAALLRRKEVRVEAVTPTGAWPDPSHIVEQVHPWSALGEGALAGQDTGWVQTWRRAGGAVAAGVAPVLAEAWPSGPAVAQTLLETVTDDGILVLGSSNAARDVDRAGLAGRSLLVTGSRGLAGIDGTNATAIGVALASPDRQVTALVGDLTFLHDINGLLIGPGEPRPDLTIVVINDDGGGIFSTLEYGAPERAGDFDRVFGTPTGADLQGLASAYGVAVARVETPGALREALTHRPTGMRVLEVRVSRDQHRDLQTQLAETAAAALR is encoded by the coding sequence GTGAACGGCTCGACCGCACTGGCCTGCGTCCTGGTCGACGAGCTCGTCCGGTGCGGGGTGCGCGAGGTCGTGCTCGCCCCCGGCTCCCGCTCGGCACCACTGGCGTATGCCGTGCAGTCGGCCGAGCGAGCCGGTCACCTGCGGCTGCACGTGCGGGTGGACGAGCGGTCCGCCGGGTTCCTGGCGCTCGGCCTGGCCAGGGTCAGCCGGAGCCCCGCCGTGGTGATCACGACCTCGGGGACCGCCGTGGCCAATCTGCACCCCGCCGTGCTGGAGGCGCACCACGCAGACGTGCCACTGATCGTCCTGAGCGCCGACCGGCCCGACGAGCTGCGCGGCACCGGCGCCAACCAGACGACGGTGCAGCCGGGGATCTTCGCCGGGGCGGTGCGGTGGGAGCACGACCTGGCGGCCCCCGGTCCAGCGGGATCGCGCGCACCTGCCGGGTCCTATGCGGGCGTTCACCCCGCCTGGCGCACTCTCGTCGACCGTGGGTGGGCTGCCGCCACGGGCGCCCTCTCGGGGAGTCCGGGACCGGTGCACCTCAATGTCGCCTTCCGCGACCCGCTCGCACCGGATCTCCCGGTGTCGCACGAGTTGCCCGATGAGCTCGCGGGGCGCGGGGACGGCGCCGCGTGGACGATCGTCCCGCACTATGCTCTGCCCCGTATCTCGGACCACGTGCCCCGTATCTCGGGGCAGTCAATAGTCTCGGCCAAGCCCGCCCCCACCCTCTTCGTCCTCGGCGACCTGCCTGACCCGGCGCTGGCGGAGCAGGCGCTGGCCGTGGCCGTCGCGCAGGACTGGCCGGTGATCGCCGAGCCGTTCGGCGCTGGCGATCGCAGCACGGTGCTGCCGCACGGCTCCCTGCTGCTCACCGCAACCGACTGGCTCGACGTGCACGCCCCGGAGCGGGTGCTCGTCGTCGGGCGGTGCACGCTCAACCGTGAGACCGCTGCCCTGTTGCGCCGCAAGGAGGTCCGGGTCGAGGCGGTCACCCCGACCGGAGCCTGGCCCGACCCCTCGCACATCGTCGAGCAGGTCCACCCCTGGTCCGCGCTGGGCGAGGGTGCGCTCGCCGGTCAGGACACGGGGTGGGTGCAGACGTGGCGGCGGGCTGGCGGCGCAGTGGCCGCGGGCGTGGCACCCGTCCTGGCCGAGGCCTGGCCCTCCGGCCCGGCGGTCGCGCAGACCCTGCTCGAGACCGTGACTGACGACGGCATCCTGGTGCTCGGCTCGTCCAACGCGGCCCGCGACGTCGACCGGGCCGGCCTGGCCGGCCGGTCCCTGCTGGTCACCGGCAGCCGTGGCCTGGCCGGGATCGACGGCACCAACGCCACGGCCATCGGGGTCGCCCTGGCGTCACCGGACCGCCAGGTCACAGCCCTGGTCGGTGACCTGACCTTCCTGCACGACATCAACGGCCTGCTGATCGGCCCCGGCGAGCCGCGCCCGGACCTGACGATCGTGGTCATCAACGACGACGGGGGCGGCATCTTCAGCACACTGGAGTATGGCGCGCCCGAGCGCGCCGGTGACTTCGACCGGGTCTTCGGCACCCCGACCGGAGCCGACCTGCAGGGGCTCGCGTCGGCATACGGCGTGGCGGTTGCGCGGGTCGAGACACCCGGTGCCCTGCGGGAGGCCCTGACCCACCGCCCCACGGGCATGCGCGTGCTCGAGGTGCGGGTGTCCCGTGACCAGCACCGTGACCTGCAGACGCAGCTGGCGGAGACAGCCGCAGCTGCTCTCCGCTGA
- a CDS encoding hydroxymethylglutaryl-CoA lyase, which translates to MTTRTLPMTEPASGFPEQVTIYEVGPRDGLQNEKSVVPVEVKAEFVRRLVAAGLQTVELTSFVPAKWVPQLGDAEELLDLLGPLALGQQRPVLVPNERGLDRALERGVKAVAVFGSATETFARKNLNRTVGESLEMFAPVVRRALDSGAWVRGYVSMCFGDPWEGPVPISQVVDVCSRLMDLGCDQLSLGDTIGVGTTGHVARLLDALDDAGIGVDQIGVHFHDTYGQALANTVTALSHGVGVVDASTGGLGGCPYAKSATGNLATEDLVWTLEGLGIEHGTDLDALVETSVWMAEQLGRPSPSRVVKALSGS; encoded by the coding sequence ATGACGACCAGGACGTTGCCGATGACCGAGCCAGCCTCCGGATTCCCGGAGCAGGTCACGATCTATGAGGTCGGCCCCCGAGACGGCCTGCAGAACGAGAAGTCCGTGGTGCCGGTCGAGGTCAAGGCCGAGTTCGTGCGGCGGCTGGTCGCGGCCGGTCTGCAGACCGTCGAGCTGACCTCCTTTGTCCCGGCGAAGTGGGTGCCGCAGCTCGGGGACGCCGAGGAGCTGCTCGACCTGCTCGGGCCCCTTGCCCTCGGGCAGCAGCGGCCCGTCCTGGTGCCCAACGAGCGCGGGTTGGACCGGGCGTTGGAGCGGGGCGTCAAGGCCGTCGCGGTCTTCGGCAGCGCCACCGAGACCTTCGCCCGCAAGAACCTGAACCGCACGGTCGGGGAGTCGCTGGAGATGTTCGCGCCCGTCGTGCGCCGAGCCCTGGACTCCGGGGCGTGGGTGCGCGGCTATGTCTCGATGTGCTTCGGCGACCCGTGGGAGGGCCCGGTCCCGATCAGCCAGGTCGTGGACGTCTGCTCCCGCCTGATGGACCTGGGCTGCGACCAGCTCTCCCTCGGCGACACGATCGGGGTCGGCACGACCGGCCACGTCGCCCGCCTGCTGGACGCTCTCGACGACGCCGGGATCGGCGTCGACCAGATCGGTGTCCACTTCCACGACACCTATGGCCAGGCGCTGGCCAACACCGTGACCGCCCTCTCCCACGGCGTGGGCGTCGTCGACGCGAGCACCGGCGGGCTCGGCGGCTGCCCCTATGCCAAGTCGGCCACCGGCAACCTGGCGACCGAGGACCTGGTCTGGACCCTGGAGGGCCTGGGCATCGAGCACGGCACGGACCTCGACGCGCTCGTCGAGACCAGCGTCTGGATGGCCGAGCAGCTCGGTCGCCCGTCCCCCTCGCGGGTGGTCAAGGCGCTCTCCGGCAGCTGA
- a CDS encoding GNAT family N-acetyltransferase, producing MNTIPPTGESLVGRTVRLDPTVPTDAEGLHAVYADPSAYEQGFAMSRPHTELEETRHLVETAVAARAADGTGRTAFTIRLVGDSDLGEAGTTVGTSSLGDVDLAREHVHLGWTFYGSRWWGTAVNPEAKLLLLTHAFETCGFGRVKIQTDVINERSQAAIRKLGAIREGTTRRDVPRADGSWRDSAVFSILVDEWPAVRAGLLDRLGPTG from the coding sequence GTGAACACCATCCCACCAACGGGCGAGTCCCTGGTCGGTCGGACTGTCCGGCTGGACCCGACCGTCCCGACCGACGCAGAGGGGCTCCACGCGGTCTACGCCGACCCCTCGGCATACGAGCAGGGCTTTGCGATGAGCCGGCCCCACACCGAGCTGGAGGAGACCCGCCACCTGGTGGAGACAGCCGTCGCGGCCCGAGCTGCGGACGGGACCGGGCGCACGGCCTTCACGATCCGCCTGGTGGGCGACAGCGATCTGGGGGAAGCCGGGACCACCGTCGGGACCAGCTCGTTGGGCGACGTCGACCTGGCGCGCGAGCACGTGCACCTGGGCTGGACGTTCTATGGCTCGCGCTGGTGGGGCACGGCCGTCAACCCGGAGGCCAAGCTGCTGTTGCTGACCCACGCCTTCGAGACGTGTGGGTTCGGGCGGGTCAAGATCCAGACCGATGTGATCAACGAGCGCTCCCAGGCGGCGATCCGCAAGCTGGGCGCGATCCGTGAGGGCACGACCCGGCGCGATGTGCCCCGTGCCGACGGCAGCTGGCGGGACTCGGCCGTCTTCTCGATCCTGGTCGACGAGTGGCCGGCGGTGCGAGCTGGCCTCCTGGACCGGCTGGGCCCGACCGGCTGA
- a CDS encoding GNAT family N-acetyltransferase — protein MTRPLSDLSWPRSTARLALRPATPEDVAAIYGYRSLPEVGHWLTRLPTDRDSFTRHMIEHLEVVLVVEHEGRLVGDLMLRVHDAWSQAEAAEQAKDAQAEIGWALAPQAQGRGFATEAVSELITITFELGVRRIEASCFADNEGSWRLMERVGMRREGHHLRDTLHRDGTWHDGIVYGLLADEWASR, from the coding sequence ATGACCCGACCGTTGAGTGACCTGAGCTGGCCACGGTCCACGGCACGACTGGCCCTGCGGCCGGCCACACCGGAGGACGTCGCGGCGATCTATGGCTATCGCAGCCTGCCGGAGGTCGGGCATTGGCTCACCCGCCTGCCCACGGACCGGGACTCCTTCACCCGTCACATGATCGAGCACCTGGAGGTGGTGCTGGTCGTCGAGCACGAGGGGCGGCTCGTCGGCGACCTGATGCTGCGAGTCCACGACGCGTGGTCCCAGGCCGAGGCAGCCGAGCAGGCCAAGGACGCCCAGGCCGAGATCGGGTGGGCGCTCGCACCGCAGGCTCAAGGGCGAGGCTTTGCGACCGAGGCGGTGTCCGAGCTCATCACCATCACCTTCGAGCTCGGCGTGCGCCGCATCGAGGCCAGTTGTTTCGCCGACAACGAGGGCTCCTGGCGACTCATGGAACGGGTCGGGATGCGCCGCGAGGGGCACCACCTGCGGGACACCTTGCACCGGGACGGCACCTGGCACGACGGGATCGTCTACGGACTGCTGGCCGACGAGTGGGCCAGCAGGTGA